A stretch of Drosophila gunungcola strain Sukarami chromosome 3L unlocalized genomic scaffold, Dgunungcola_SK_2 000002F, whole genome shotgun sequence DNA encodes these proteins:
- the LOC128257906 gene encoding uncharacterized protein LOC128257906 isoform X2: MLLVKHNVSRKFCSFLLFLLLLLPSSCDCGSPIGGHYIRRRTKRLSSPFFDEEKTLRLAKYIVSIRSRTPRQFFGDNHFCGGVIVSQKYILTAAHCAME, from the coding sequence ATGTTACTAGTGAAACATAATGTATCTAGAAAATTTTGCAGTTTCCTGCTGTTCCTCCTGTTGCTCCTGCCGTCTTCCTGCGATTGTGGCAGTCCGATTGGGGGTCACTACATTCGACGGCGGACGAAACGCCTCTCAAGTCCCTTTTTCGACGAGGAGAAAACCTTGAGATTGGCCAAGTACATTGTCTCCATTCGATCTCGAACGCCCCGCCAATTTTTCGGAGATAATCACTTTTGCGGCGGAGTCATAGTATCGCAAAAATACATCCTGACCGCCGCCCATTGCGCCATGGAGTAG
- the LOC128257907 gene encoding uncharacterized protein LOC128257907, which yields MFLFNKCSCLLKYIYPRCPVNSKFSQRFMSKSGDDKSSGTGNKETTSKEGKDAKSSEPAKKDTTPKENNVIKDTKPKDETAIKGGTKCKPTINPVKPIDKSKKRLKTCDELLLGKPKKKKAKLALTAIQGGDLGCQAVTAKKPPITGHSKLWQKISLFGVLPLIAILTLLVFSSRAEEERLEFKNYPHMYKRSKPFWFRDGNRTAFHNSYFNALPPGGYEDEIDESTIGQDPESEKDKKARLKEFEKVVKNWRKHSSKRDNQLKKEAAAAEKESRKQEAQ from the exons atgttcctgTTTAACAAATGTTcctgtttattaaaatatatatacccaAGATGTCCAGTAAACTCTAAATTTTCCCAGCGTTTTATGTCCAAATCTGGAGATGATAAATCTTCTGGAACAGGAAATAAAG AAACAACAAGTAAGGAGGGTAAAGATGCCAAATCTTCTGAACCAGCTAAAAAAg ATACAACCCCTAAAGAAAATAATGTGATTAAAGACACCAAGCCAAAAGATGAGACTGCTATAAAAGGCGGGACCAAATGCAAGCCGACTATAAACCCTGTTAAACCAATtgataaaagtaaaaaaagattaaaaacatGTGATGAATTGTTACTGGGTAAACCCAAGAAAAAGAAGGCAAAACTAGCTTTAACTGCAATTCAAGGAGGAGACTTGGGATGCCAAGCCGTGACCGCAAAAAAACCAC CAATCACTGGACATTCGAAGCTATGGCAAAAGATCTCATTATTCGGAGTCCTACCCCTAATAGCCATTCTAACTCTATTAGTTTTTAGTTCTCGGGCCGAAGAAGAGCGCCTAGAATTTAAGAATTATCCCCATATGTACAAACGATCGAAGCCGTTTTGGTTTCGTGATGGAAATCGCACAGCTTTTCACAACAGCTACTTCAATGCTTTGCCCCCCGGAGGATATGAGGACGAAATTGATGAAAGCACTATTGGACAGGACCCCGAATCGGAAAAGGATAAAAAAGCTCGCCTAAAGGAATTCGAAAAAGTCGTCAAAAATTGGCGCAAACATTCATCTAAAAGAGACAACCAGCTTAAAAAGGAGGCTGCCGCTGCTGAAAAAGAGTCTAGAAAACAAGAAGCGCAATAA
- the LOC128257906 gene encoding trypsin-2 isoform X1: MLLVKHNVSRKFCSFLLFLLLLLPSSCDCGSPIGGHYIRRRTKRLSSPFFDEEKTLRLAKYIVSIRSRTPRQFFGDNHFCGGVIVSQKYILTAAHCAMDKRKIIHRSRVLVVAGSPNRLKYQDGITARVPVKKIFVPEKFTVFNTHNIALMMLAKKLPLDNPQVGVINLPTTDPEPGLNYTVLGWGRVFKGGPMASNILHIEVELLAREICEKKLHTFKEEMLCAGNLNNSLDENPCAGDTGSPLIHNETVFGVVSYRIGCGSTTLPSVYTNVYVHLDWINEIMANNAGKRLQHTLSLILIGMVVVRNRILNSWRLYLITI, encoded by the exons ATGTTACTAGTGAAACATAATGTATCTAGAAAATTTTGCAGTTTCCTGCTGTTCCTCCTGTTGCTCCTGCCGTCTTCCTGCGATTGTGGCAGTCCGATTGGGGGTCACTACATTCGACGGCGGACGAAACGCCTCTCAAGTCCCTTTTTCGACGAGGAGAAAACCTTGAGATTGGCCAAGTACATTGTCTCCATTCGATCTCGAACGCCCCGCCAATTTTTCGGAGATAATCACTTTTGCGGCGGAGTCATAGTATCGCAAAAATACATCCTGACCGCCGCCCATTGCGCCATGGA caAGCGCAAGATTATACACCGAAGTCGCGTTTTGGTTGTGGCTGGATCCCCAAATCGCTTGAAATACCAAGATGGAATCACCGCGAGAGTGCCAGTGAAAAAGATCTTTGTACCGGAGAAATTCACAGTGTTCAATACGCACAACATTGCGCTGATGATGTTGGCCAAGAAACTGCCCTTGGACAATCCGCAAGTGGGCGTGATCAATCTGCCCACGACCGATCCGGAACCGGGTCTCAACTACACGGTTCTGGGCTGGGGACGGGTCTTTAAA GGCGGTCCCATGGCCTCCAACATTCTGCACATTGAGGTGGAACTTCTAGCCCGCGAGATCTGTGAGAAGAAACTTCACACTTTCAAAGAGGAGATGCTGTGTGCTGGTAATCTAAACAACAGCCTGGATGAGAATCCCTGTGCCGGTGACACCGGAAGCCCACTAATCCACAACGAAACAGTCTTTGGGGTGGTCAGCTATCGCATTGGCTGCGGATCCACAACCTTGCCATCGGTGTATACCAATGTCTACGTCCATTTGGACTGGATCAATGAAATAATGGCCAACAATGCAGGGAAGCGTCTGCAACATACTCTTAGCTTAATTCTCATAGGCATGGTAGTCGTAAGAAATAGAATTCTGAACAGTTGGCGTCTTTATTTGATCACCATTTAG
- the LOC128257892 gene encoding uncharacterized protein LOC128257892 yields MKVRALHRLPLLFFLVVSAAMGPRVGGSWRSEDSPGDPDSKTRWGNQLPDMLVAYYRHHGVHSLMLVVCHTDIADYRLWTLWQHFNLNDFYVQVSTATSLRDLRHVDVLDEQKDAQPPKGFHANNSSHWETSFLLPMLPYKMGILLLEFKSECALNLLRWSAAPEHNYFTTNRFWLLLSEDRSDIDLLEDPEIFIPPDSELRVLHYENDDGNFSSSLIDLYKVAAWKPLKKKLIGQNIRNRRHIVHALQHFGSAITYRQNLEGIVFNSAIVIAFPDLFTNIEDLSLRHIDTISKVNHRLMLELANRLNISYNTYQTVNYGWRQPNGSFDGLMGRFQRYELDLAQLAIFMRLDRIALVDFVAETYRVRAGIMFRQPPLSAVANIFAMPFENDVWVSILMLLIITTVVLVIELLFSPHTHDMAYMDTLNFVWGAMCQQGFYVEVRNRSARIIVFTTFVAALFLFTSFSANIVALLQSPSDAIRSLADLGQSPLEIGVQDTQYNKIYFTESTDPVTKNLYHKKIASKGDNVYVRPILGMERMRTGLFAYQVELQAGYQIVSDTFSEPEKCGLMELEPFQLPMLAIPTRKNFPYKELIRRQLRWQREVSLVNREERKWIPQKPKCEGGVGGFVSIGITECRYALGIFGCGAAASLGLFLCEFIFKNFKQVYRIVKGYRKMQR; encoded by the exons ATGAAAGTTCGAGCTCTCCACCGGCTGCCCCTGCTATTTTTCCTGGTTGTCAGTGCTGCGATGGGGCCACGTGTCGGTGGCAGCTGGCGGAGCGAGGATTCCCCGGGGGATCCGGACTCGAAAACACGGTGGGGCAATCAGTTGCCGGATATGCTAGTCGCTTACTATCGCCACCACGGCGTTCACAGCCTGATGCTGGTCGTTTGTCACACGGACATTG CGGATTATCGCCTTTGGACGCTGTGGCAGCACTTCAACCTCAACGATTTCTATGTGCAGGTCAGTACGGCGACCTCGCTAAGGGACCTGCGGCATGTCGATGTCCTGGATGAGCAGAAGGACGCACAGCCGCCAAAGGGTTTCCATGCCAACAACTCCAGCCACTGGGAGACGTCCTTTCTGCTGCCCATGTTGCCCTATAAAATGGGTATCCTTCTGCTGGAATTCAAGAGCGAGTGTGCATTAAATCTACTTCGGTGGTCAGCTGCACCGGAGCACAACTACTTTACCACAAATCGATTTTGGCTGCTCCTTAGCGAAGATCGGTCAGATATCGATCTACTAGAGGACCCAGAGATATTTATTCCTCCGGACAGTGAATTAAGGGTGCTGCACTATGAAAATGACGACGGAAACTTTTCATCGAGCTTGATCGACCTGTACAAGGTGGCTGCTTGGAAGCCTTTAAAGAAAAAGTTAATCGGACAAAACATTCGAAATAGGAGGCACATAGTCCATGCACTGCAGCATTTTGGATCGGCCATAACATATAGGCAAAATCTCGAGGGAATAGTTTTCAACTCGGCTATAGTTATTGCCTTTCCCGATTTGTTTACAAACATTGAAGATCTATCACTGAGACATATTGACACCATTTCTAAGGTTAATCATCGCTTGATGCTGGAGCTGGCCAATCGCTTGAACATAAG CTACAACACTTATCAAACCGTCAACTATGGTTGGCGACAGCCGAATGGATCTTTCGATGGTCTGATGGGTCGCTTTCAGCGATACGAACTAGACTTGGCACAACTGGCGATCTTCATGAGATTGGATCGCATTGCGTTGGTTGATTTTGTGGCCGAAACGTATCGGGTGAGAGCTGGGATTATGTTCCGGCAGCCACCACTTTCGGCAGTGGCCAATATATTCGCCATGCCCTTTGAGAACGATGTGTGGGTTTCGATTCTCATGCTGCTGATCATAACGACCGTGGTTTTGGTTATAGAACTGCTCTTTTCGCCACACACCCATGACATGGCCTACATGGACACCCTGAATTTTGTGTGGGGCGCAATGTGCCAGCAGGGATTCTATGTGGAGGTGCGCAATCGATCGGCCAGGATCATTGTCTTCACCACTTTCGTAGCCGCTCTCTTCTTGTTCACCTCTTTTTCGGCTAATATTGTGGCTCTGCTGCAAAGTCCCTCGGATGCCATTCGTTCGTTGGCTGATCTTGGTCAATCTCCTCTCGAAATCGGTGTTCAGGATACCCAATACAATAAGATATACTTCACAGAGTCGACAGATCCAGTGACCAAGAATCTGTACCACAAGAAGATAGCCTCCAAGGGAGATAATGTCTATGTGCGACCGATTTTAGGAATGGAAAGAATGCGCACAGGGTTATTTGCCTACCAGGTGGAATTGCAAGCTGGCTACCAAATCGTCAGCGACACCTTCAGTGAGCCAGAAAAGTGTGGACTGATGGAACTTGAGCCATTCCAGTTGCCCATGCTGGCAATTCCGACGAGGAAGAACTTTCCCTACAAGGAGCTAATTAGAAGGCA ATTACGCTGGCAGCGAGAAGTGAGCTTGGTGAATCGCGAGGAGCGAAAGTGGATCCCCCAGAAGCCCAAGTGCGAGGGTGGAGTGGGTGGCTTTGTCTCCATTGGCATCACCGAGTGCCGATATGCCTTGGGAATCTTTGGCTGTGGAGCTGCCGCCAGCTTGGGCCTGTTCCTGTGCGAATTCATCTTCAAGAACTTTAAGCAAGTTTATCGCATCGTTAAAGGATATAGAAAGATGCAGCGCTAG
- the LOC128257886 gene encoding pre-mRNA-processing factor 6 isoform X2 — MDEKRKEYRDRRLREDLERYRQERPKIQQQFSDLKRSLASVTSEEWSTIPEVGDSRNRKQRNPRAEKFTPLPDSLISRNLGGESSSTLDPSSGLASMVPGVATPGMLTPTGDLDLRKIGQARNTLMNVKLSQVSDSVTGQTVVDPKGYLTDLQSMIPTYGGDINDIKKARLLLKSVRETNPNHPPAWIASARLEEVTGKVQMARNLIMRGCEMNIQSEDLWLEAARLQPPDTAKAVIAQAARHIPTSVRIWIKAADLETETKAKRRVFRKALEHIPNSVRLWKAAVELENPDDARILLSRAVECCNTSVELWLALARLETYENARKVLNKARENIPTDRQIWTTAAKLEEANGNIHMVEKIIDRSLTSLTVNGVEINRDHWFQEAIESEKSGAVNCCQSIVKAVIGIGVEEEDRKQTWIDDADFCAKENAFECARAVYAHALQIFPSKKSIWLRAAYFEKNHGTRESLEALLQRAVAHCPKSEILWLMGAKSKWMAGDVPAARGILSLAFQANPNSEDIWLAAVKLESENSEYERARRLLAKARGSAPTPRVMMKSARLEWALERFDEALRLLEEAVEVFPDFPKLWMMKGQIEEQQRRTDDAAATYTQGLKKCPTSIPLWILSANLEERKGVLTKARSILERGRLRNPKVAVLWLEAIRVELRAGLKEIASTMMARALQECPNAGELWAEAIFMETKPQRKTKSVDALKKCEHDPHVLLAVSKLFWSEHKFSKCRDWFNRTVKIDPDLGDAWAYFYKFELLHGTEQQQQEVLDRCISAEPTHGESWCRVSKNIQNWQFKTPEVLRAVVRELSIPT; from the exons ATGGACGAGAAGCGCAAGGAGTATCGCGATCGGCGGCTGCGCGAGGATTTGGAGAGGTATCGTCAGGAGCGACCGAAGATTCAGCAGCAGTTCAGTGACCTGAAACGCTCGCTGGCCAGCGTCACCTCGGAGGAGTGGTCCACCATCCCAGAAGTGGGCGATAGTCGCAACAGGAAGCAAAGAAATCCCAGGGCCGAGAAGTTTACCCCCTTGCCGGATAGCTTGATATCGAGAAATCTTGGCGGTGAATCCTCCTCCACATTGGATCCGTCCTCGGGCTTGGCCTCCATGGTGCCTGGTGTGGCCACTCCCGGCATGTTGACGCCCACAGGAGATTTGGATCTGCGTAAGATCGGTCAGGCCCGAAACACTCTCATGAATGTTAAGCTATCGCAGGTTTCCGACTCTGTGACAGGTCAAACGGTGGTGGATCCCAAGGGTTACCTCACCGACCTGCAGAGCATGATTCCCACCTATGGCGGCGACATCAACGACATCAAGAAGGCACGTCTGCTGCTCAAGAGTGTGAGGGAAACGAATCCCAATCATCCGCCAGCATGGATTGCATCTGCCCGTTTAGAGGAGGTCACCGGCAAGGTTCAGATGGCCAGGAACCTGATCATGAGGGGATGCGAAATGAACATCCAGTCCGAGGATCTTTGGCTGGAGGCAGCTCGTCTTCAGCCACCGGATACAGCCAAAGCGGTGATCGCGCAAGCTGCTCGTCACATTCCCACCTCTGTGAGGATTTGGATTAAAGCGGCTGACTTGGAAACAGAGACGAAAGCCAAGCGCAGGGTTTTCAGAAAGGCTCTCGAACACATCCCGAACTCTGTTCGCCTATGGAAAGCCGCCGTGGAGCTGGAGAATCCCGACGATGCACGTATTCTACTTTCGCGAGCTGTGGAGTGTTGCAACACCAGCGTGGAACTCTGGTTGGCCCTCGCCCGTTTGGAAACCTACGAGAACGCTAGAAAGGTCCTAAACAAAGCTCGTGAAAATATACCCACTGATCGTCAGATTTGGACCACAGCTGCCAAGCTGGAGGAGGCTAATGGTAACATCCACATGGTGGAGAAGATCATCGATCGTTCGTTGACCTCGCTGACCGTCAATGGAGTGGAGATCAACCGTGATCACTGGTTCCAGGAGGCCATCGAATCGGAGAAATCGGGTGCCGTCAACTGTTGTCAATCTATTGTCAAAGCAGTCATTGGAATAGGCGTAGAGGAAGAGGATCGCAAGCAAACCTGGATCGATGATGCAGATTTC TGCGCAAAAGAGAATGCATTTGAGTGTGCGCGAGCTGTCTACGCTCATGCGCTGCAGATATTCCCCTCCAAGAAGAGCATCTGGTTGCGGGCAGCCTACTTCGAGAAGAACCATGGCACCCGCGAGTCCCTGGAGGCCTTGTTGCAGCGAGCCGTGGCCCATTGTCCCAAATCGGAGATCCTCTGGCTGATGGGTGCCAAATCCAAATGGATGGCTGGAGATGTTCCGGCCGCCAGAGGAATTCTATCGCTGGCCTTCCAAGCCAATCCCAATTCCGAGGACATTTGGTTGGCAGCCGTTAAGTTGGAGTCGGAGAACTCGGAATATGAGCGGGCGAGACGATTGCTGGCCAAGGCCAGAGGTTCTGCACCCACGCCTAGGGTGATGATGAAATCGGCTCGTCTGGAATGGGCTTTGGAGCGATTTGATGAGGCTTTACGTTTGCTAGAAGAAGCCGTCGAAGTGTTCCCCGATTTCCCCAAACTTTGGATGATGAAGGGTCAAATCGAGGAGCAGCAGAGACGGACGGATGATGCGGCTGCCACCTACACGCAGGGCCTGAAAAAGTGTCCCACCTCCATACCACTCTGGATTCTATCCGCCAATCTGGAGGAGCGCAAAGGCGTGCTGACAAAGGCTCGTTCCATTCTGGAACGTGGACGTTTGCGCAATCCCAAGGTGGCTGTTCTCTGGCTGGAGGCCATTCGGGTGGAATTGCGAGCGGGTCTCAAGGAGATTGCCAGCACCATGATGGCCAGGGCATTGCAGGAATGTCCCAATGCCGGAGAACTCTGGGCGGAGGCCATCTTCATGGAAACCAAGCCACAGCGAAAGACCAAGTCAGTGGATGCCCTCAAGAAATGTGAGCATGACCCACATGTACTGCTGGCAGTATCCAAACTTTTCTGGTCGGAACACAAGTTCTCAAAATGCAGGGATTGGTTTAATCGAACG GTCAAAATCGATCCCGATTTGGGCGATGCCTGGGCGTATTTCTACAAGTTCGAATTGCTGCACGGcacagagcagcagcagcaggaggtcCTCGATCGTTGCATTTCCGCAGAGCCCACGCACGGCGAATCCTGGTGTCGAGTCAGCAAGAACATCCAGAACTGGCAGTTCAAAACCCCCGAAGTGCTGCGTGCCGTCGTGCGGGAGCTATCCATACCCACCTAA
- the LOC128257886 gene encoding pre-mRNA-processing factor 6 isoform X1 — protein sequence MSNITAAVIANRNKKHFLGVPAPLGYVAGVGRGATGFTTRSDIGPARDANDVSDDRHAPPATKRKKKDEEEEEDEDLNDSNYDEFSGYSGSLFSKDPYDKDDEEADAIYDSIDKRMDEKRKEYRDRRLREDLERYRQERPKIQQQFSDLKRSLASVTSEEWSTIPEVGDSRNRKQRNPRAEKFTPLPDSLISRNLGGESSSTLDPSSGLASMVPGVATPGMLTPTGDLDLRKIGQARNTLMNVKLSQVSDSVTGQTVVDPKGYLTDLQSMIPTYGGDINDIKKARLLLKSVRETNPNHPPAWIASARLEEVTGKVQMARNLIMRGCEMNIQSEDLWLEAARLQPPDTAKAVIAQAARHIPTSVRIWIKAADLETETKAKRRVFRKALEHIPNSVRLWKAAVELENPDDARILLSRAVECCNTSVELWLALARLETYENARKVLNKARENIPTDRQIWTTAAKLEEANGNIHMVEKIIDRSLTSLTVNGVEINRDHWFQEAIESEKSGAVNCCQSIVKAVIGIGVEEEDRKQTWIDDADFCAKENAFECARAVYAHALQIFPSKKSIWLRAAYFEKNHGTRESLEALLQRAVAHCPKSEILWLMGAKSKWMAGDVPAARGILSLAFQANPNSEDIWLAAVKLESENSEYERARRLLAKARGSAPTPRVMMKSARLEWALERFDEALRLLEEAVEVFPDFPKLWMMKGQIEEQQRRTDDAAATYTQGLKKCPTSIPLWILSANLEERKGVLTKARSILERGRLRNPKVAVLWLEAIRVELRAGLKEIASTMMARALQECPNAGELWAEAIFMETKPQRKTKSVDALKKCEHDPHVLLAVSKLFWSEHKFSKCRDWFNRTVKIDPDLGDAWAYFYKFELLHGTEQQQQEVLDRCISAEPTHGESWCRVSKNIQNWQFKTPEVLRAVVRELSIPT from the exons ATGTCGAACATAACGGCAGCGGTTATAGCCAACCGCAACAAGAAGCATTTCCTTGGCGTTCCAGCTCCATTGGGCTATGTGGCCGGCGTTGGTCGCGG AGCCACGGGATTTACCACCCGTTCCGATATTGGTCCAGCCCGTGATGCCAACGATGTGTCCGACGACCGCCATGCGCCACCGGCCACCAAACGTAAGAAAAAAgacgaagaggaggaggaggacgaagACTTGAACGACTCAAACTATGACGAGTTTAGTGGTTACAGCGGCTCCCTGTTCTCCAAGGATCCCTACGACAAGGACGACGAGGAGGCGGACGCCATCTACGATTCTATAGACAAGCGGATGGACGAGAAGCGCAAGGAGTATCGCGATCGGCGGCTGCGCGAGGATTTGGAGAGGTATCGTCAGGAGCGACCGAAGATTCAGCAGCAGTTCAGTGACCTGAAACGCTCGCTGGCCAGCGTCACCTCGGAGGAGTGGTCCACCATCCCAGAAGTGGGCGATAGTCGCAACAGGAAGCAAAGAAATCCCAGGGCCGAGAAGTTTACCCCCTTGCCGGATAGCTTGATATCGAGAAATCTTGGCGGTGAATCCTCCTCCACATTGGATCCGTCCTCGGGCTTGGCCTCCATGGTGCCTGGTGTGGCCACTCCCGGCATGTTGACGCCCACAGGAGATTTGGATCTGCGTAAGATCGGTCAGGCCCGAAACACTCTCATGAATGTTAAGCTATCGCAGGTTTCCGACTCTGTGACAGGTCAAACGGTGGTGGATCCCAAGGGTTACCTCACCGACCTGCAGAGCATGATTCCCACCTATGGCGGCGACATCAACGACATCAAGAAGGCACGTCTGCTGCTCAAGAGTGTGAGGGAAACGAATCCCAATCATCCGCCAGCATGGATTGCATCTGCCCGTTTAGAGGAGGTCACCGGCAAGGTTCAGATGGCCAGGAACCTGATCATGAGGGGATGCGAAATGAACATCCAGTCCGAGGATCTTTGGCTGGAGGCAGCTCGTCTTCAGCCACCGGATACAGCCAAAGCGGTGATCGCGCAAGCTGCTCGTCACATTCCCACCTCTGTGAGGATTTGGATTAAAGCGGCTGACTTGGAAACAGAGACGAAAGCCAAGCGCAGGGTTTTCAGAAAGGCTCTCGAACACATCCCGAACTCTGTTCGCCTATGGAAAGCCGCCGTGGAGCTGGAGAATCCCGACGATGCACGTATTCTACTTTCGCGAGCTGTGGAGTGTTGCAACACCAGCGTGGAACTCTGGTTGGCCCTCGCCCGTTTGGAAACCTACGAGAACGCTAGAAAGGTCCTAAACAAAGCTCGTGAAAATATACCCACTGATCGTCAGATTTGGACCACAGCTGCCAAGCTGGAGGAGGCTAATGGTAACATCCACATGGTGGAGAAGATCATCGATCGTTCGTTGACCTCGCTGACCGTCAATGGAGTGGAGATCAACCGTGATCACTGGTTCCAGGAGGCCATCGAATCGGAGAAATCGGGTGCCGTCAACTGTTGTCAATCTATTGTCAAAGCAGTCATTGGAATAGGCGTAGAGGAAGAGGATCGCAAGCAAACCTGGATCGATGATGCAGATTTC TGCGCAAAAGAGAATGCATTTGAGTGTGCGCGAGCTGTCTACGCTCATGCGCTGCAGATATTCCCCTCCAAGAAGAGCATCTGGTTGCGGGCAGCCTACTTCGAGAAGAACCATGGCACCCGCGAGTCCCTGGAGGCCTTGTTGCAGCGAGCCGTGGCCCATTGTCCCAAATCGGAGATCCTCTGGCTGATGGGTGCCAAATCCAAATGGATGGCTGGAGATGTTCCGGCCGCCAGAGGAATTCTATCGCTGGCCTTCCAAGCCAATCCCAATTCCGAGGACATTTGGTTGGCAGCCGTTAAGTTGGAGTCGGAGAACTCGGAATATGAGCGGGCGAGACGATTGCTGGCCAAGGCCAGAGGTTCTGCACCCACGCCTAGGGTGATGATGAAATCGGCTCGTCTGGAATGGGCTTTGGAGCGATTTGATGAGGCTTTACGTTTGCTAGAAGAAGCCGTCGAAGTGTTCCCCGATTTCCCCAAACTTTGGATGATGAAGGGTCAAATCGAGGAGCAGCAGAGACGGACGGATGATGCGGCTGCCACCTACACGCAGGGCCTGAAAAAGTGTCCCACCTCCATACCACTCTGGATTCTATCCGCCAATCTGGAGGAGCGCAAAGGCGTGCTGACAAAGGCTCGTTCCATTCTGGAACGTGGACGTTTGCGCAATCCCAAGGTGGCTGTTCTCTGGCTGGAGGCCATTCGGGTGGAATTGCGAGCGGGTCTCAAGGAGATTGCCAGCACCATGATGGCCAGGGCATTGCAGGAATGTCCCAATGCCGGAGAACTCTGGGCGGAGGCCATCTTCATGGAAACCAAGCCACAGCGAAAGACCAAGTCAGTGGATGCCCTCAAGAAATGTGAGCATGACCCACATGTACTGCTGGCAGTATCCAAACTTTTCTGGTCGGAACACAAGTTCTCAAAATGCAGGGATTGGTTTAATCGAACG GTCAAAATCGATCCCGATTTGGGCGATGCCTGGGCGTATTTCTACAAGTTCGAATTGCTGCACGGcacagagcagcagcagcaggaggtcCTCGATCGTTGCATTTCCGCAGAGCCCACGCACGGCGAATCCTGGTGTCGAGTCAGCAAGAACATCCAGAACTGGCAGTTCAAAACCCCCGAAGTGCTGCGTGCCGTCGTGCGGGAGCTATCCATACCCACCTAA
- the LOC128257898 gene encoding uncharacterized protein LOC128257898 produces MKCVRFSLLVIGLLVAPAAWARVPYPEVELPPIVQEDEIFEQIVMAPQPVGRAGACSVTIRGGLPSPQPVYLKTDSEDFYPFSDVGVMEFASGGSFQLWCPSGFNTHSENLITASCVSGTTFSVGGSQFEFKDLYCKSWPGFKAIKSGATCNGGVVIRVGFEITSSRFAEQMQICFNEEEEVTRYTRHTLEPGSNYYETGVARITFQTAGYFNGKNVDKLYTQATQLETINNDLGGDADQYFDSASNVYLARGHLGAKADFDYAPEQRATFLFINAAPQWQTFNAGNWARVEDGLRAWVSKNKLNVNCYTGVYGVTTLPNKQGVETPLYLAKDGNNNGLIPVPKLYFRVVIEPTTHKGIVFVGVNNPHLSVEQIKRDYIICTDVSDQVTYINWKTTDIKAGWSYACEVADFLKTVKHLPALTAKGGLLV; encoded by the exons atgaaGTGCGTCCGATTCTCATTGCTGGTGATTGGCCTACTGGTGGCTCCGGCTGCCTGGGCCCGAGTTCCCTATCCGGAGGTGGAGCTTCCTCCAATTGTCCAGGAGGATGAGATCTTCGAGCAGATCGTTATGGCTCCCCAGCCCGTGGGTCGTGCAGGAG CCTGCAGTGTGACTATTCGCGGAGGTCTGCCCAGTCCCCAGCCCGTGTACCTGAAGACCGACTCCGAGGACTTCTATCCCTTCTCCGACGTTGGTGTGATGGAATTCGCGTCGGGTGGCTCCTTCCAGTTGTGGTGTCCCTCTGGCTTCAACACCCATTCCGAGAACCTGATTACCGCCAGTTGTGTGAGTGGAACGACCTTCAGCGTGGGCGGATCTCAGTTTGAGTTCAAGGATCTGTACTGCAAATCCTGGCCGGGATTCAAGGCGATTAAATCGGGAGCCACGTGCAATGGTGGTGTTGTGATTCGCGTGGGATTCGAGATTACATCCTCGAGATTTGCCGAGCAAATGCAGATTTGCTTtaacgaggaggaggaggtgacCCGCTACACTCGTCACACGCTGGAACCCGGCAGCAACTACTATGAGACGGGTGTGGCCAGGATTACCTTTCAAACGGCTGGCTATTTCAATGGCAAGAATGTGGACAAGCTGTACACGCAGGCCACTCAGCTGGAGACGATCAACAACGATTTGGGCGGCGATGCGGACCAGTACTTTGATAGTGCCAGCAATGTTTACCTGGCCCGTGGTCATCTGGGAGCCAAGGCTGACTTTGATTACGCACCCGAGCAGAGGGCCACCTTCCTGTTCATCAACGCTGCTCCCCAGTGGCAGACCTTCAATGCCGGCAATTGGGCCCGTGTGGAGGATGGCCTGAGGGCCTGGGTGTCCAAGAACAAGCTGAATGTGAACTGCTATACTGGTGTGTATGGTGTTACCACGCTGCCCAACAAACAGGGTGTGGAGACGCCACTGTATTTGGCCAAGGATGGCAACAATAATGGCCTCATCCCAGTGCCCAAGCTCTACTTCCGCGTGGTCATCGAGCCCACCACGCACAAGGGCATCGTCTTCGTGGGCGTCAACAATCCGCATTTGAGCGTGGAGCAGATCAAGCGGGACTACATCATCTGCACGGATGTCAGCGATCAGGTGACCTACATCAACTGGAAGACCACGGACATCAAGGCTGGCTGGTCGTATGCCTGTGAGGTGGCCGATTTCCTCAAGACCGTCAAGCATTTGCCCGCTCTGACCGCCAAGGGAGGTCTCCTCGTCTAA